A segment of the Fibrobacter succinogenes subsp. succinogenes S85 genome:
GTTCGTAAAGAAAACCCTTTTCATTTTCATTCAGCTGGTCGCGGACAGGCATTTCGGACTGATGGCTAGTTTCGACATAAAGCAGGCTACCTGCCATGTTGCCACGGTAGTCTTGCCAACCTTCGAGATTGATCTGTGTTTTCGGCATTTTATAAATCCACTCAAATAGTTTAAAGTTCGAAAATTAAAACGAGTACAAGCGGACCGAGTACGGTTCGTCAGTAACAATTATCAAAATACAATTTACTTATTAAAAAGTCAACGACTCCGCCGAAATATTTTCCATTCCAAAGCGAAAAGCGCCTTTTTTGAAGAATTCTGCGGTATCGGTCGTCAAATAATGCACTGAACCGCCCTTTGAAAGCCGATTTTCCATGTCCACATGGCGCTTGAGGTAGTCCAAAGTCTTGTCGGCGACGATATCGCCCTGGACCACCAAGCGGACATGCGGTGGAAGTGCGGCCCGAATTTCATCCTCGAGGAGTGGGTAATGTGTGCAGGCCAGTAAAACTGTATCGATTTCAGGGTCAGCCGCGAGCAGCTGGTCCACGTCCTTTTTCACGAAGAATCGGGCGCCCTCGGTCCCGCGTTCACCGTATTCCACAAGCGGCACCCACATCGGGCAGGCGTGCTGCGTCACCTTCAAGTTCGGGAAAAAATGGCTGATTTCAAGAACGTAGCTGTTCGAAGAGACCGTCCCTGCGGTAGCAAAAATGCCAATATGCCCCGTTTTCGAGAAGTTCCCAATCTCTTCGGCGGTCGGGCGGACAATGCCCAAAACGCGACGGTCCGGGAATTCGACCGGGAGCACCTGTTGCTGGATGCTGCGGAGCGCCTTTGCCGATGCCGTGTTGCACGCGAGAATCACCAGCGGACATCCGCGGTGGAAAAGTTCGCGCACGGACTGGAGCGTATAGCGGTAAATCGTCTCGAAACTGCGGGAGCCATACGGCGCACGGGCATTATCCCCCAGATACAGGTAATCGTACTGCGGGAGCGTGTGGCGAAGCTTCTGCAAAATCGTGAGCCCGCCAAATCCAGAATCAAAGACGCCGATCATAAGCTTCTTCCATCATTTTTCTAACATACGGGAGCAGTTCATGACGCGGGTCCATTTCATCGCCGCCGTGAGTCTTCTTGAATTCGACCGTATCGATTGGTTCGAGAATCTTAATGTTGACCGGGTGGTGCTTGGAATCCTTGCGGTGTTCCCAAAGCAAGTCGGAACCACGAGTGACCATCGGCAATATAATAGCGTTTGCCTCGACGGCAAGTCTAAAGCAACCGCTCTTGAAAGCGACCATGCCATCGCGCTTGCTGCGGGTGCCTTCCGGGAAAACGAAGAGTCTCGGCATTTTGCCCGTCTGGAGCGCCTTCTGGATAATCGCGGCGCCACCGCCCTTTTCACGGTCGATAAAGACACAACCGAGCTTGTGCATCCAGAAGTTCAGAATCGGGATGCACTGCAACTGAGTTTTGGCGATAAAGCCCACGGTTCGCTGCAAGGCGAGGAACGCCAGCGGGATATCCAGATACGAACGATGGTTCCCCATCACGAACACCGGGCGTGTCCAGTCCACTTTTGCAAGTTGCGCCTGGTCTTCAATCGTCAAGTCCACACGCAAGACCTTCATGCAGAAGCGGGAGAAGACCTGTACCTTTTCTTCAAGCCATGGATCCAGGTCTTTACGACGGAAAATGTACATGAATGCAATCTTGAAAATATATTCGAGCATAAACGCAAAAATTCTTGCCGCTCCATATATCCTAAATAACATCACTGGCATATTACACTCTGTTTTTGAACTTTCCTTGGGCAAAAAACGAGACCGTTTGAGTTTCGTAAGGCGCCCTTTCCAATATCTACGTTTGCAATATAGCAAAACCAAAAAAGATTCAGCCCGCGTGACCCCGACGTAAAACAATCGACGTTCCTCATCGAGCTGTTTTTGGCGCTGTTTACGTGAGCCCAAGCACGAACCCGGCGTAAGTCCCTCGGACATCCCCGCATAATAGACCACCGCATACTGAAGCCCCTTGGACGCGTGGACCGTCTCGACATGAATTCCGTTTTCAAGGACCTCACCCTCCCCCTCTACGTTACCCGCCTCCGACACGACCGTCCCTGCGATCGGGAGATGCGCATCGCGGAGAGCTTCTTCGTAATATAGGCGTTGCCTATTATAGCGCACGAGGATTGCAAAGTTTTTCCATTGGAGGTCATAGCTTTCTCGGAGCAACTTGATACTCGTGATGATTTTTTGCATTTCTTCGACGGGGTCTTCGCTCACCCAGATTTCGGGTTCACGGTTTTCCTTGAAAATCGGCGAGCCGCCCGAGCCGTTCATGTTTC
Coding sequences within it:
- the murI gene encoding glutamate racemase, coding for MIGVFDSGFGGLTILQKLRHTLPQYDYLYLGDNARAPYGSRSFETIYRYTLQSVRELFHRGCPLVILACNTASAKALRSIQQQVLPVEFPDRRVLGIVRPTAEEIGNFSKTGHIGIFATAGTVSSNSYVLEISHFFPNLKVTQHACPMWVPLVEYGERGTEGARFFVKKDVDQLLAADPEIDTVLLACTHYPLLEDEIRAALPPHVRLVVQGDIVADKTLDYLKRHVDMENRLSKGGSVHYLTTDTAEFFKKGAFRFGMENISAESLTF
- a CDS encoding UvrD-helicase domain-containing protein, whose translation is MDVESLLVGLNSDQRAAVLHDHEKNGQLLILAGAGSGKTSVLTKRIQYRIMSGVEPEKILALTFTAKAAAEMRERVQKLFPNAGVRLCTFHSLALFVLKSKVPVGYDEACAAGACSSCPAYELVGFKKMPVPTESADKTFMQELAKVGGRKFRFSREELFSDAHPAKLLKKLEPLRHRILESGQVVFEDLIYQAINLLENHESARAYFQNQWTEILVDEYQDINPSQYRLVKALLGERKSLFVVGDDDQAIYGFRGADIGNINRFRDDFKESSLIRLEWNYRSVANILHFSNRIFENKPIHLRKVLRAGNMNGSGGSPIFKENREPEIWVSEDPVEEMQKIITSIKLLRESYDLQWKNFAILVRYNRQRLYYEEALRDAHLPIAGTVVSEAGNVEGEGEVLENGIHVETVHASKGLQYAVVYYAGMSEGLTPGSCLGSRKQRQKQLDEERRLFYVGVTRAESFLVLLYCKRRYWKGRLTKLKRSRFLPKESSKTECNMPVMLFRIYGAARIFAFMLEYIFKIAFMYIFRRKDLDPWLEEKVQVFSRFCMKVLRVDLTIEDQAQLAKVDWTRPVFVMGNHRSYLDIPLAFLALQRTVGFIAKTQLQCIPILNFWMHKLGCVFIDREKGGGAAIIQKALQTGKMPRLFVFPEGTRSKRDGMVAFKSGCFRLAVEANAIILPMVTRGSDLLWEHRKDSKHHPVNIKILEPIDTVEFKKTHGGDEMDPRHELLPYVRKMMEEAYDRRL